The DNA window TTTGAATAACGTCTTTATTGCCTCGAATATTCATTGAAGTAGAAAAGGAAAGATTTTTTGTTGCATTTTAACTTCTTTATTATGCTGGTATGTAAGCAAGGTTCAATGACCTTATCTGTTTTGTACCAAAAAGATTAATCCATTTGCTCTATGTAGCCTTGATATGTTGCCGATTTTTCATTGACTCAATATCATAATTTCGTTACAGTATTACATGaaaataatagaaaatTCTGCTTACTTTATCCTATAACAGCGTCAACGCAATTTGCCATGTCATTCAAGTAACACATTATCCAATAGCGTCTTTATCACCGTGACTTTccattgtagtagagtatGCTATCTCTTTTAGTTCACATGACTTTTAGTTATACTATACTTATAGAGATGTATATAATTCAAAGATCCCTTCTGCCTTGTATTAAAGAGATCAATTCATTTGAAGTGGCTAGACTGTAGTGTGTAGGACAATAAAATGTTATCATATAAGTGGTGTGCGGAGTCTTGCTTCTCTTGGACTGTAAAAAGATTATGTTTAGTTTACGTGAAATAtatgttttgaaagaaaattcaaaatttgaaagtGATAGAttaaaagaaaacgaaTCTCATagttttttcaaaaagtctGGAAGGATTAGTCATAAAAGTAGATTTTGTTAGCCTAGGACAAGCACATTTTTTACAGTCATTCTTTTGGTTGCAAAGTAATGCTTACTAGTAGCTGTAATACAATAAAGACTTCTCTAAATTTCAAGATACAACTGTTGGAAAACATTGGttgtttgaaaaaaacatcacacaaaaaaataaatagaggaaacaagaaaagtACCTTTTTTATTTCACATAGTATCACCGACTTTTAATTTTGGATGCCTAAAATGGGCAATCGTATAAATTTATATTTGTTTTCGCTCCCTTAAATCTGAATTTCTCGATATTTCTTGATTGGAACAATGCTTGGGCATCATCACTACCCGGCAAAGTGGggttatttttttgtacaAGGGATAGATTGATGATAATATCTCAGCCAAACTTTTATAACAAAAACAAACGGAACTTTTCTGAAATCATAGGTAAGATAATCTCCACTTAAAAAAGTAAATATTCAATAATACCACTCTTGATTCCATTCTTTTAAAAAACAACTCCCAATGTACAAAAACAAGCAGAAATTTTAACTATGACATTGCAACCCATAGCTCATAAAGAAGTTTTAATTTTAAGACGTTTACTTGGTATCAGCAATTACTATCAAGGATATAAAGATATTTAGCATCGTTATTTACTCATATTTCTCAACAGACAGTAATTTTTACCAGTGATAACTAGTAAAAATGTTTAGACCATTAGAGTACACGCTGAAGGAAGCTTCGTGCCTAATTTGATACTACTCCCACTCTTTCTGTAACTATTTACTACCTTCTACTTTAAAGGTTACCCGCTGATACTAAGTTCATTTAtttgaataatttttttgtgacAGAAAATGAGGTATACAAAGGAGATGTCAGGTACTTGTGATCCAGCACTTGTCTGGTCCATAAGATTGCAATTGCTACAAATTTGCTATTCAATACTCTCTTTTTTAGTTAATTCTTTGTGAAAAGAGTTTATAACTCAAGTTACCTGTTTTCAAATGACATCCGAAGAAGCTAGAATATTCGAAGATATAATAATCTCTAGATTTGAAAACCCTAATGTATGCCCTAGCTGCCgggaacaagaaaacaGTGATGCATCAACTAGTTATGAATACTGGttagagaaaaaaaatttacaGAAAACTCTCAACCGGTGTTTGAATACTGCAAGCAAAACTGAATCTACATTTGAACAGGATGGGTTTGCGACAAACAATCTCGATTTGTGTGATATTGTAAGTCTCCAGAAAGTGAACGGAAAGGATAAATACTTTTATTCAAGTATAGCTCTGGAAACTTCCGTACCCAAATCTCTTTTTCAGACCGCAAGTGAGAATGAAGAACCATATAACCAACCATTAGCCACAAGTTGTTACCCGAGTAAGCATGATATGTCATTGTTAGAAATGGAGTCCGCCCGTTTTCAAGAGAAAAGCAGTAGTCCTACCTTTTCAAACGAAAATTTAAAGGAAAAGCGTGCTGCTCGTAGTTCCGGAGTTCCGAGacacaaaagaaatttgGTGTTtaatgaagaaaatttgAACGCTCTTAATCAAAACTATAGTTACACAGGGAACCCTGTAAACAATTCCTCATCTCAATCATGCAGCAAACATCCACCATTCACTGAAATCATGAGAGAAGTGGGCAATCATTCTCAGATACACTCTTCCATAATATGCGAAATAGAGTTTGGATCATTGAAAGGTGAGGCAACAACGTCTTTAACATTTCCTGCTGGGGAAAGAACGGAAAGTTCAAACGATCAAGtgaaattttcttcaactacATCAATCTCAACTACCGATATATCCATCTGGGGTTGCGATAATGGTGATGGCTTGCAATATTTTTCGGAAGCCACTACTCTCAACGAAGTAGCACCATTACAAATTAACTCATTGATTCGATCTCCGGAACGAAATCTCCATAGATTAAGAGCAACAATGAGCGATCACCTTTGCCCAAAGCGTGGTGTTCCACGATACTACATGGAACAACTAAATGAGGAGGATAAGTGGGTCCTTGCTTTGATTCAAAAAATGGAGAAGTTTGTAAGTCTTTGCACAACTCCGGATTATCGCAAAACCGGGCACGACACCTCTTTGATTGATATGTGTGAATACTTTAAACTTCTTAGCTTGTATAAGGAGGAACTAAGGTGCAAACCTTTGAATACTACTACAGAGGTCGAACAACGCATTTTTAATGATCTCTTCCAAATGGCAATTAATCTGGGAATGGCTAAAAGCGAGTTCATTTCAATGTGGATGGCTGGCTACGATGAAAGCCACGCATTGCTCTTACGTGCAGAAGCTAGAAAGAGAGGAGAATATCGACTCAAGGTTGAGTGGTACAGAAGAAGGgactttgaaagatggAGAGAGCTCATCAGGAATCGGAAACTTAGAACGAGAATTAAAGGGCGTCTACGTAGATATTTTGCCAATCCAGTAAGGCACACCGCCAATGGGATTGCGGAGATCCGTCACTTCTATAGAGTTTTCTCACTTTTCCACTAAACATACCGACATTGACAAATAAACACGGTCGGCAGTTATGACTATATATGTTTTGTAATTGTGCAAACTTTCAACCTTTCATCAGGAAAGACGATGGTTCGCAGATACATCGACAAGTTCACTTTATTCTGTAAACCTCCTCAGCTAATTTATGATAATATTCTCCATCGTCTCTTGTCAAATGATTCAATGGGCCCTAGCGTCATCAAGCTAATCACGCTGACTCTTGAGATCTGCTAACAAAAACATCtctcaaaagaaaaaaaaatttgtaaTAACGCAGTTTGAATTTCTCTTGAAGTAGCATCACGATGAGTACACATACCGTATAAGACTAATTCCTGTAGACACGACCGCAATGGAGGGTTTAGAGCATATTGTCTCTTTGATTGAGACACTGTACAGTCCGACAGGGAGTGCACGAGCAGATGACCTCAATGCGATCCAACAACAATTGCAAAGCATTCAGAAATCGTCAGATGGGACATCGCTTGCAAATGCACTTTTGTCCAGTGAGGCAGTGAGTGACAATGTAAAGTACTTTGGGGCCTTAACATTGACTGTTCGAATCAACATGTTGACCAGCGATAGTGAAAGCGACCCCATGTTTTTATGGGGGTTACTGAAGTGGAATTTGATTCATCTGGCAAATTTAACTCAGAGATATCTAGAAAACAACTTGTCCAAGTCATCATTGGTTATAATCAAGAAGTTAATGTCAAACCTATCACTGATTTTTATTGATATCAATAGCAAGAAACCTAACGAAATAAGAGAGGATGCACCAGTTACACATTGGAATAATCCTGTCAACTCTTTGATCGTCATGTTGGCGTTCAGCGGTCAAAGATGGAATCAAATCAATGCAGATGATTTATCTGTGAATGGTATGCTAATAGAGATGCTCAATAAGGAAATAGCATATACAGACGTGATGAACTTTAGCTCGCTGACAGCCCTTCATAACGAGGTATTACTTATGTTTACAGAAATAATTGTAGAGGACTTGACCAAATTTCAGTCGAAGAAGCATACAATGCTTTTCATTCATACAGTTGTCCATCAACACTTGTACGTCACATCAATCGCGCTGCTGACCGAAAATTTGAAGTCGCTGACAACAAACAAGAACATTACCACGGTAGAAACCATCTTTAACACGACTAATGCCTGGATTAACTATGCTTCCATGACGAGGGCTGCATCACCGATGGATATGAACTCTGTTTTCGAAAATTTGATTGGTGTCATGGTGCAAACAAATGAAACCAACAATACTTATGAACTGGCTACGAAAATTCTAAGCATTTTGGGCAATGTATTTGATAACGATCCGGCTATGATTGGATTTGAATTAAGACAAGAATTGGAGTGTATCTTTTTGGGTATTTCTAGAGTTGCTGGTAATGTCGACAACTCCAAATATCAATGGATGTTGCAATACATGAACTTTTTAGTAACCAATGCCTGTTTCACTGAATTAAAGGAGCTGTCCGTCTGCGTTGTTGATTTTCTGCAAATTAACACTTTGGATTTGTGCAATAAATTATTCACAACTGTTCAGAAGTTAGATAGCCCTCAACACCTACAGCAGGAATATATCAAggttctccttcaattAACGAACTTCCCTCTGACCCCTGTTTTAGAAGAGTCGTTTTCTGTAAAAATGGTGGAGTTCTGGCTAGACTTGTCTGATGCTTTCTCAAATCAGCCACATGATATCCTACTCCCCGAAGCTTCAAACATTGCTGTCGAGATTTTTTTGCAAGTAGTCAACATATATCTGCCAAAAATATCTTTATTAAACAAGCAGAAAATTATAGCAAGcgatgaggatgaggatgatgCCTTTTTGCATGAGTTTGACGACTTTCGGAGTGCAGTTTTGGATTTAACACAATCATTGTGGACCATTTTGGGTAACAATCATTTGACAAACTCATTGATATCGGGGATAGGGATGTCAGATGCCTCACAGCTACAAGGAACTAGCGCTGATTACTTCGGATTCTATGGAATTGAATCCATGTGTTTTCTGTTGGACAAACTCTTGATAGATATGACATTATCAGAAAGTTCATGGATTTTTAATATTCTTGCCAAAAATGAATATTTTGTGaagaatattttgttgctgttccagACGGGTGTTGGGATCGACGCTTCCAACAAAAGCTCAATGACTTTAAAGcttgattttgtcaaatcAAGTTCATTTCTGATCGGAACTTTGGCTAgttattttgttgttgcacCACAAGAACTGAGCCTATGTGTGGAGACGTTGTTTCAAGGACTTCAGTCTTGTACTATTTCCACTGGCCCTCATAGAAACTTGCATGGTAAGTTAGAGACCATTATTGTGAAAACCATATCCCAATTGTGCGAAATGTGCCGATCACAACTAGCCACTTACTTATTCCATTTTatggatattttcaaaactttgattCAGCCAGATGTGACGGTCTCGTCATTTGGTAGAGGTAAAATGGCAAGATCAATAGGCTATGTTATTGAAGGGTATGCAGGCCACGGGCCGGACGAACAAGCCAAATACATAGACCAGTTTTTGGATCTACTCATTACGAATATAGACCAGTGTTTGAATATGCCTCCGCCTGTGAATGTACAACAGATTGACTATGTTCACAGTTTGTTGAACTGCATATCTGAGTTCGGATCCGCCTTAATTCATCCTGAAGATTCGGATGACCCTCAATATTTGTCAAAATTGTCTGCTTTCCACCAATTTTGGGCCTCTGACCCATTGAACTGTCGTGCTAAGATTTTAAGCGTTTTGGAAAGAGTATTGACTCACCCTGGATACAACCAAAACTCTGGATTCATCGAGGTAAGTTGCTTGCTCTTAGGCAAAACTCTAACCTTACCTGACGATGATCCCCACTTCTTACGGTTTAGCATGAATGAGATAACTGAATTTATTTTATCGCATCTAACAATTTCTCCATACAGTACCGCATTACCGTACTTTGCATACCTATTAGAGAAATTAGTGTCTCATTATAAGAATCTGCTGACATCTCAGGATTTTGATATCTTGTTTCAAAAGGTGTTTTTGAACTACTACGATGACTACTTGTGTAGAGATCCCGATCTGCTACAAGCAATGGTAAACTTTGTCATTTCAGTTTTGGACACCAAACCATCTATCCTGATTAACTCTGCTTCGTTTTCGAACTTTGTTGTTCCAATATTCATAAAGCTGCTACCATCCCAAGAGCGGTTTACAATTTCGGCTGTTACCAAGTTTTGGACCAAGTTGataaataataaaaagTACACCCAGGAAGACTCAATTACAACAAAAAGATGCATTATATCTGTGGGTCAAGATGTGGTATCCCAGACCTTTTATGGCCTTTACCATACCCAAAGATCCGATTTGAACAGTTATACGGACATGATTAGAGCCTTGGTTGCCAAATTTCCCCTAGAAACGAAACAGTGGTTAATCGCGGTACTTCCACAGCTATGTGATAAGCCTCAAACCCATGAAGCTTTTATCAATAAGTTGTTCGTTACCAGAGGGAGTAGAGCAGCTGGAAATGTGATATTAACCTGGTGGTTGGAGTGTCAATCCCTACCCAGCTACTAAACAAGGTACTTGCCACATCAGATATATAAAATAACATTTATAGACTTATAAACCGTTAACGGATGCATTGGGAGGGGGCCGATGATCTCCAAAGTCTTTTGAGTACTGTTAAGTGTTCAGTGAAACTTTATAAAGAGTGACAAAAAAGGTTTTACTAGACGCAGTTTATGAGTACTTCCGGATAGCGcgtatataaagagagATTGACGTGTTTGTAGTCTCTCGTAGATCAGATATTATGTAAACAGTAAAAGAAATAACAAATTTATTACAAGAGAATATGAGTAGACTGAGTCAAGcaagagaaaagaaataagtAGCTCGAGATTTTGGCTCACCAAAAACAATAAGCTAATTATACTTGTCGAGGCAGCCTGGTAAATTTTTATATACCttgtagaaaaaaaagacgTCACAGACAGGATTCGAACCTGCGCAGGTAAAACCCAATGCCTTACAGCTGTTTCTATGAAATAGCAGGGCATCGCCTTAACCACTCGGCCACTGGGACAGCGTCTctattttttggtgttgaTTGGGCATCTACttaaaggaaaaaaaattaaaagtCACTCTGAGTTAACTTAAGAGAAAAAATAGAATGATAGCGAGAGTAGCATCTAAAAGTACAGCTTCTATTTTTCAGTAAATATTAAAGAACATTCCTCACAACCCAGTTTTTTACCGTAAGATCGCGAAAACTGTGAGATTTTATGAGAATTTTTCGAAGAGATAAAAGTTGATGGTTCGTATTAGGAACATTATTTCTATGTATTTGTACACTTTAAGAAACCAAATCCCGTATCTACCTATTTACAATTTTGCATTCACGTAATATGTAGTTTTTTTGCGGAATTTGCTGCCGGTGAAATACCAAGATTTGACCTTTTTTGCGGGCGGAAtgtcaaaatttcaatTCCGCACCCGATCTAACTAATGCATGAGCCAACTTGACCAATGCCATCCATTAAGGTGTTAGCCAATCGTTACCAGCTGTTTGCCCAACAGTTAAACCATCTAATTCTAAGTATGAGAAAAAGTAGAAAGGTGTTTTCATAATGGTATTGTCCCGCAATCTTCTTGTCTATTAGCAAAGGTAGAAGAAATGTTGTTAATATTTTGGAAGCTTGTGCACTCAACGGATGGTCCATTTTCGTCCCCATTAGATGTATACAGTCAAACAGCCGCAAATTCCGCAAATTGTATATGGGGTCAAAATTGTAGAAGTTGACAAACAAGGCACATCCAGATATAATACTCTTCTTTTATACCTagtcctttttttttggaatgtTGAATTACACACCTTACTTGCCAGCAGACCCAAAAGTTTGATATTTCTTCCACAGTGCACGAAGGTATCTGTTTTGTTTCGATAACTGGGTCATATATGTCGTAATATTATGGAAGCAGCTGGGCTGTATACTTCATAATTTTATAGAAGCAACTGGGTATCAACTGGTCGCCCATTAATTATACGCACGGGTTCCAAGTTAGCCATAACCCAATATCTTTCATGGAAACAACACCCTGATTATTTGTTGATTGGTTCGTTGGGTCCTGAATTTAaagacggtcttgaaagatgtcggtcCGGAATGCCTTGcggtttatatacgttccgaATAACGATtcatccgcatgtctcaAGCGGTGTTCTCACATGTCGGAATTATGGTAGTTCTGAGTTAActtcgaaaaaaaaagaatggTAAGGAGACATAGCTAATTGTAAGTCTACCCCTAGCATTATCGGAACCTAGATTTCACTCCATGGACTTCCTTTTTACCTTTATTTTTTCGCAAGAATAGGTCTTGGTTAATTTTCACTTCTCCGTCAAGGGAAGCATAAAAGTAGGTTATATCATGAAGATAATTAAATAACCCTCCCACCTGCTTTAACAGTGAAAACTTTTTATTCTGGTTATAGTTGTGTCTAAAATCCAAATTTTTtgtgagaaagaaaaagtgACACAAATTTACCGCTAGCGTTTTTGACACTTTTGTACCACCTTTTGAGGTATTCTGTATTCCAGATGTTAAATGTACAAGCGAAAAcgtcaaaaaaagattgaGCATGTCTACAAGGCGAGGCCCACCAAAATCAAGCCGCCCGGCAGTTCATTTCACCGATGTGTCCCCCCCTAAACCTTTTAAGGGCCACTTGGAGAGTTTCTTCGGAGTTACGCACAGGAGACAAGCTGGCGACAAAAAATCACAACAGAAACCATTGCCGATGTCGGAATTGGATAAACCGTGGGATGGGGATAAGAGACTTCAACAAGTGTTTCAATTTCCAATCTTGGAAAAGTTTGCTTTCCAGCatgaagatgacgaggatgaatGGATTGACTTTATTAGGCGCTATCGCCAGTTTGTATACTGTCCCGAAAAACATATCCACGACTACGAATGGATGGAGAAATTGTTCTTGGATGTTATTCGATGGAAAGGGTACGAATCCAGGAAACAGTACGATCATTTTTTTAAGAGCAAAGAGTACGATGCGTAGAT is part of the Huiozyma naganishii CBS 8797 chromosome 4, complete genome genome and encodes:
- the KNAG0D03330 gene encoding uncharacterized protein encodes the protein MTSEEARIFEDIIISRFENPNVCPSCREQENSDASTSYEYWLEKKNLQKTLNRCLNTASKTESTFEQDGFATNNLDLCDIVSLQKVNGKDKYFYSSIALETSVPKSLFQTASENEEPYNQPLATSCYPSKHDMSLLEMESARFQEKSSSPTFSNENLKEKRAARSSGVPRHKRNLVFNEENLNALNQNYSYTGNPVNNSSSQSCSKHPPFTEIMREVGNHSQIHSSIICEIEFGSLKGEATTSLTFPAGERTESSNDQVKFSSTTSISTTDISIWGCDNGDGLQYFSEATTLNEVAPLQINSLIRSPERNLHRLRATMSDHLCPKRGVPRYYMEQLNEEDKWVLALIQKMEKFVSLCTTPDYRKTGHDTSLIDMCEYFKLLSLYKEELRCKPLNTTTEVEQRIFNDLFQMAINLGMAKSEFISMWMAGYDESHALLLRAEARKRGEYRLKVEWYRRRDFERWRELIRNRKLRTRIKGRLRRYFANPVRHTANGIAEIRHFYRVFSLFH
- the KAP122 gene encoding Kap122p (similar to Saccharomyces cerevisiae KAP122 (YGL016W); ancestral locus Anc_4.105); the encoded protein is MEGLEHIVSLIETLYSPTGSARADDLNAIQQQLQSIQKSSDGTSLANALLSSEAVSDNVKYFGALTLTVRINMLTSDSESDPMFLWGLLKWNLIHLANLTQRYLENNLSKSSLVIIKKLMSNLSLIFIDINSKKPNEIREDAPVTHWNNPVNSLIVMLAFSGQRWNQINADDLSVNGMLIEMLNKEIAYTDVMNFSSLTALHNEVLLMFTEIIVEDLTKFQSKKHTMLFIHTVVHQHLYVTSIALLTENLKSLTTNKNITTVETIFNTTNAWINYASMTRAASPMDMNSVFENLIGVMVQTNETNNTYELATKILSILGNVFDNDPAMIGFELRQELECIFLGISRVAGNVDNSKYQWMLQYMNFLVTNACFTELKELSVCVVDFLQINTLDLCNKLFTTVQKLDSPQHLQQEYIKVLLQLTNFPLTPVLEESFSVKMVEFWLDLSDAFSNQPHDILLPEASNIAVEIFLQVVNIYLPKISLLNKQKIIASDEDEDDAFLHEFDDFRSAVLDLTQSLWTILGNNHLTNSLISGIGMSDASQLQGTSADYFGFYGIESMCFLLDKLLIDMTLSESSWIFNILAKNEYFVKNILLLFQTGVGIDASNKSSMTLKLDFVKSSSFLIGTLASYFVVAPQELSLCVETLFQGLQSCTISTGPHRNLHGKLETIIVKTISQLCEMCRSQLATYLFHFMDIFKTLIQPDVTVSSFGRGKMARSIGYVIEGYAGHGPDEQAKYIDQFLDLLITNIDQCLNMPPPVNVQQIDYVHSLLNCISEFGSALIHPEDSDDPQYLSKLSAFHQFWASDPLNCRAKILSVLERVLTHPGYNQNSGFIEVSCLLLGKTLTLPDDDPHFLRFSMNEITEFILSHLTISPYSTALPYFAYLLEKLVSHYKNLLTSQDFDILFQKVFLNYYDDYLCRDPDLLQAMVNFVISVLDTKPSILINSASFSNFVVPIFIKLLPSQERFTISAVTKFWTKLINNKKYTQEDSITTKRCIISVGQDVVSQTFYGLYHTQRSDLNSYTDMIRALVAKFPLETKQWLIAVLPQLCDKPQTHEAFINKLFVTRGSRAAGNVILTWWLECQSLPSY
- the KNAG0D03345 gene encoding uncharacterized protein, whose protein sequence is MSTRRGPPKSSRPAVHFTDVSPPKPFKGHLESFFGVTHRRQAGDKKSQQKPLPMSELDKPWDGDKRLQQVFQFPILEKFAFQHEDDEDEWIDFIRRYRQFVYCPEKHIHDYEWMEKLFLDVIRWKGYESRKQYDHFFKSKEYDA